The stretch of DNA CTTCGTAGCCTCTGGCTTGATCAAACCCTGTTTCAGCTTCTGCCTGAAGATCATCGTGGCTCGAGCAATCCCTGCTGCCCGTGCAGCCGGATGATTCGTAACTTCCTTGCgctggttgttgggagaTTTGTCAAAGCCATCTGCATAAATTATTGAGTCACTGCATTGAACGAGAAGGTCGCTATAGCCTACAATAATACGATACGTTGATAACCACCTATGGGATGCGAGCGTTTAGAGCCAAGAGAATTAATGCAGCGAGGGAGAACTCACAGAATCGCGATAACCTAGGTAGGCTGCATCGTCCCACCATTCCTCCAGCCAGTGTTCGCGCTCACCGGCGTGTTTAAGGAGGCGTTCATGCAGCTCGGGGCCCTTGCCTTGCCCAAAGTTGTCGATTTTCTTAACCACTGACGCGTACTCCGCCTCTGACCAGGCAATAGGCTTTAAAGATTCTTTTAGACGTGCAAGAGTATTCTGAAGATCCGGAACAGGAAGCCTTGGGAGTGTGGATTGGGCAGCGAAAGTCGTTGTACCCGGTAAGGGTTCGGGAGCTTCAGTTTTCCATTCGACGGGTCGCATGCGCCTAGCTGTGGATGTCATTTGTCGGCAGGTGTgaggagaaaaggagaagagggacCGAGGTGATTTGCGTACCAGCATAGTACGAAATCAAGAGCGGAATGCCGCTGTATAACAGTAGCAACTAATAAAGCGCGCCTGTAGTTTGGCATATGATTCGGGTTATCTTTCCACCTTTCCCCAGTTCCCCGGATTCGGCACTTGGCGGAAGAAATACTGAACATCGGGTTCCTACATTGGAACTTTCCACTGCCAATCAGACTCATGGTCTTCATCTACCATGAAGAGTGATAATTATTAAGTATATATAAACATAGATCCTTTTGTATTCCGATAGGATGTACAAGCAGCTAAGGTAGTCTATTTACTCCCATTTCTCTTCAGCCTCTGCCTTGATTCCCTTCTCAGCCAAGTTGCCTACGCGCAGGGCCATATCTACTGACATGACTCCCGCAATCAGAAGGAACGGAATATAGCTCGAAAGCAAGAGTACTCGTTGCTCAGAGGTGATGCAAGCAATGCCCTGCTTAAGTGTCTCCGGTGTGAGTTCGGGTGTTTGAAGGACGACAGCGACACAGGCAAGGGTGGTCGTGGCGGAAGACGCTCCGTAGATGACGAGAAGAGGGTATATTCTTTGGGATCCTACGTGGAGGTCGGTCATGGAGAACGCTGGACTAGGCGGCAAAACACGTACCAGAGTACAAGGCGCGTAGGCCGAGTATGAATACAGGGACTTGAAAAACGCTGAAGAAGCAAACAGTAAACACCATGGGTGAGCCCAATTGGACAAGAACTCACGCCTCAAGGGCCAGGAATGTCTTGAACCATATCAAGTGGCCCCCATCGCCGTAGAGATTGAATACGCCTCCAATGAGAGGGTCCCTTGACATAGAGACATAGGAGTCGAGAGCCAGTCGAAATAATCTTGGTACATATTGCGGTGGATAAAGGTACTGTAAATCGAGCACAATGCTGGCGAAGAGATGGACCTACGAGCGCAGTGTAAGCACTAGCACGGACAAGGGTGGAAATGATGGGACTTACAGcgaaaaaaataaaatagacGAGATCAAGAGGGCGGGCAGTCAATGGAAGTCGTGAATACGAGGTGTATATTCCTTTCTGCTTTTCATTGTTGATGAGCATGTTGAGTGAGAGAACGCGTAACTGAGCAACGCTAAGCTCGTCAAGCGCGTACTACGACACACGTCTCGTCCACGTGATCGATAAGATCCCAAAAATCAATCTGTGCCTTTCTGTCCACTGCCAATATGCCCCATTACCCACATTCGCATGTGTTCGTTGGCCCTACACAGACCGTTGACATTGCAGGCCCACATATACAAGTACTTGACAACGTGTAAGTTTGGATACCAAAGTTCTGCAACCGCTGATCCATTGGCTCAATTCTGTTGGTAGAACTGGCGTCGTGTTATTCTCGACCACCGCGTTCTCGAATGACCAAAAAGATGTCCTACTAAAGTCCGGGCCTGTTAGATGTGCTGCTGTAGATCAGGAGTTCACACATGTCGTCACGTCCGCGGAAGACAAGATGCTGAAAGTTTGGCAACTCGACGGATTGAAATTGCTCAGCGAGAGGTGTGCAAATGTTCATATTCCAGCTCAGCACAGACTTTGAGTGTGAATGGCATAGGGAACTCCCGAAAAAACCTACCTCTGTCGCGTTCACTGCGGATGCACAGACTATTCTGGTGTCTGATAAGTTTGGCGATGTGTTCAGGTGCGGGTCTGTATGTCTGTCAATTCACTACTGGTTTTTGACTGCTCAAGGCAGCTATCCTTTCACATATGTACCCCTTACAGtgaaacagaaaaaagatGCTCTTTCTTCTCACGAAAACCCATCTGGAGGTCAGCTCATCTTAGGACACGCTTCTCCCTTGAACGCATTCCTGTTGACGCCGGATGAACGATACATCATCTCCGCCGACCGTGACGAACACATCCGAGTGAGCTGGTATCCGAAGGGATACAATATTGAGATGTACTGCCTCGGTCATTTAAAGTATGTGTCTATGCTTAAGGACATCTGGGTGTCGTGCTCACTATATGCATAGATTTGTCTCAGCAATTCACATCCCGAAATTTGATAGCGCGACTCTTATCTCCGGGGGCGGTGATCCTGTCTTGAAGATTTGGGACTGGATGACTGGATCTGTAAGACATGACATCGAGGTATTAGAGAAGGTCGAACCTTACATGGCGGTACGCGCATTGAAACGGAAACGCGGGTATGAAGACGGAGAGGCTCCCGAGGGAGGCAAATTCAGACGGAAGAAAGGCAgaggaaaagcaaagaaaaaggagggAAGTACGGATGCAAAAGATTCTGAAGAGCCCGAAACTGCCAACGATGTTCCAGAGGAAGAGCCAAAGTTGGAAAAGGTGTTGGTTATTCGCCGAATTCAAAGCGTGAAATCTGACGCTGGGCCTTATATATTATTCTCTGCAATTGGGTGAGTGACTCCTGCTCTTAGAAGGGTTATAAGTTGACCAAGGAGTGAAGAACGACTGCCGTATTTTGTTTCCCACTGAAAGCCAGTGTAGCTTCAGTTGACATCAAGGCTTTTGATTTCGGTCGACCCGTACTGGACTTCTCTGTGGTAGGTGAACAGACAATCGTCGTCAGTCTGGACGGGGAGTGGATTCccggagaaggagaaatggCAACAgccaacgacaacgacatgATCAAAATCCTCGGATTTGCAGGAGGAGAGGTAAGGATTATTATTTGCCATTGGCACAAACTTGGCATGAAAACACTTTGACAGCTGTTCGAAAAAGAAGAGTCGCTGGCAGTCCTGGCGTCATCGCTAAATTCGTCCTTGGTTTCCGGTGTGTAGTCATTTTGTGTCGGCAACTTTAAGCTAATCCGAAGAAACAGCGACGGCTGAGGAGGTGAAGAAGCTGGATTTGTACGGTGACCTGACATCCATGCCTAAATATGCATCGGATGGCGACATTGAAGGCGAAGGGGATACAACATTGCCGATCGGTGCACCCGAGCTTTCGTCGTCGGAGACCgcgaaagggaagaaagggcAGGTTGAACTAAGCAAAAAGGAGCTCGGAAGAATAAAGACAAAACAGGCTGTTCTTGCGAAAGCTCAGAAAATGGAGGTTGATGGGGAGACAAAgacagaagaggaagaggcgcCCGAGTCGAAGAGGGCACGGTCGGACGGAGGGAGTGGGATGGGCGCCTAAGTGTAGATACAACTAGCTACAGAGATCCGAGAATGCCGGAAGGCTGCTTGGCAACACGCACCAGAGTCAACAATGTCCAGAAAAGGGAATACCGGGGACAGCCGAGTGCGGGGCCGGCTggtggagaaaagaaaaatagatTGGCCGGAAAAGGAAATGCAGTGACTGGGTGTTGGAGGTCACACTGAATGGCAGTAACGACAGGACTGGACTCTGTACTCATCCATGGACAAACCACTGGGGCCTCGCCAACCACCTCCAGATAAGCGCCATGCCGCCTACGAGTCCATCTTTGGCCGCCCCAATCCCCCGCCCCAGCCCTATCCTGCCTATCCCCCCCACAACGCCCCATACCCTTATCCCGACAGGCGCACCTCCTACAATCCACCGCCCCAGGGTCTCGTCTACCAGCATGGACAGCAGAGGCAGACTTACTACCcgcatcagcagcagcagtcgcTTCCAATGCAACCCCAGTTTCCGCCATTTGTTTCGCCCTACCAGCAGTTCCAGCCGTCGCTCGCACCGCCCCCTCATCAGCCCTTGTCCAGAGGCAGATCTATCAATTCAAACTCATCGGAGTATGTAGCATCCCATCCAGGCGATCTTGAGCCTCAGCAAGGCCTCACCCCTGCCCAGGCATATCAGGCGCAGATCTACACAAATGCTCCCAATTCTGCCCAGAGCCCCTGGCCCGGTCCCAGCAGGCTCTCTGCTGCACCTTCCACCAGGTCGGCTGCACCAACGCATGATTTGCCCCGCATAGGCATCAGTCTCGAACACGATGATGGTCGTCTCGGCGTGGATTTCTCATCTGGCGAGCAAGATGATAGTAGCAGTGGCAGTGAGCTTCCGTGGGCGCGCTCAGAGCCTTCAAGTATGTTCATTCTTTCAATCGTTTTATCTCGTTTTCTTGAACCTCCTCACAGTACCAATGCGGCAACAAACTCTATCTCGCCAGCACCTGCGCCAGCCTTCTGCATCTGATCCTGTTCATCCTGTGCGTCATTCGTTTCCAGTCCGTGTTCTCGTCTACATGTTTCATTCTCTCATATAGGTCATACCCCTGCATGTGGATACATTTTCTCCCCGTTCTTCCATTGCCACTGCTTCTCCCTCGCCGGGTTCTGGCGCCGATCACTCGGTCGTTTCGAGTACGCTTGTGGACCATAATTCCAACCGCCGCTCTTCTGATTCAGCTCGCACAATGCCCAAGTTCACCAACAATAACAATCAACGCCGCGATCGTACTTCTCAAGATCGATCTATGTCCATGTCCGCAGTCCGTCCACTCACAGACCCAAAACGTACTTCAGGGAGGACTTCTCCCACATCTATTCGTGCACCACCCGTCAGAAAGACGCCCATCGTATACCCCGCCCTCCTATCTCGTGTTGCACAAGCCTTTCGCGACCGTATACCCATCACTGATCGTGTCAAAGATGGTCTAACCTATAAAGATTCGTTTGATGGCCGCGAAGCAGTTGATAAAATTGCGTATATCATCAAAACTACGGACAGAAACTTGGCTCTCCTCCTCGGTCGCGCTCTTGATGCTCAAAAGTTTTTTCATGATGTCACTTACGATCATCGCCTACGTGATAGTGCAAACGAGCTTTATCAGTTCCAGACCAAAATGCCTAGCCCGTTTGTCAGTGGTGAACTCCAGAATGGCCAGGGGACTCATCCGAATGCACTCAACAGTGCTCATTTCGAAAACTCGAACTCTTTCTTTGAGGTAGGTTTCGTCGCACAAAAGAAATCTATTTTGCACTTTTCTCACATGTTACAGGGAGATCACGATTCCCCATCACCGTCACCCTTGAATCAAGTCCCGAAAGATTCCCTCAATACAGACGAAATTGCCCTACCTTCAGGAGTTTTCACGCTGCTTACAGACTGTTATTCCCCAACATGTTCTCGCGATCAGTTATGTTACAGTATAGCTTGTCCCCGAAGGCTAGAACAGCAAGCGCGACTGAACATGAAACCACAACCAGGGTTATCAAAGCAGATAAGCAAAGATAGTCTTAATGATGTTCCAGTAagttttttaaaaaatctAAAGCTTCACGTCTGACTGTCCAGAACAGCAGGATGCCGGCACATTGTGGATTCACTCAGTACCTCAAGAAATTGTGAACAGCGTTTCAGATACCGAGAAGAAGCGCCAAGAAGCCATCAATGAGGTCATATATACCGAACGGGACTTCGTTCGCGATCTGGAATATTTAAGAGATGTAAGCATACATCCATGTTAACAGCTCTTTCTCCTTTATGGAAGCTTATTCGACGCGGTTTaccccttttcttttcttgagGTCTGGATCAGTAAACTCAAGGAAGAAGACATTATTCCAATGGATCGCCGCATGGAGTTTCTTACACGCGTATTTTGGAATATCCATGACATCATTGCGGTCAACACGCGACTGAGGGATGCTCTCTCAAAGAGACAAAAGCAGTATGCAGTGGTTGATCGGATAGGTGACATCTTTTTGGACGTTGTGCCGCATTTCCGGCCTTTTGTTTCGTATGGTGCTCATCAACTCTACGGCAAATACGAatttgagaaggagaaaaatacGAATCCAGCCTTTGCACAGTTCGTGGAGGTGAGTTATATATTTGCAACGGGACTGAATTAGTTAGCTCATCATTTACCATGATCAGACGACAGAGCGGCTTCCGGAGTCGCGGAAGTTGGAGTTAAATGCATACTTGACCAAGCCTACAACACGACTGGCGCGTTATCCATTGCTGCTTGAGGCGGTTCTCAAGCATACTCCAAATGACAGCAGTGACAAGAAGGCCCTTCCAGAGGTGATTTCCATCGTGCGCGATTTCTTGGCCAAGGTCAATACGGAGACAGGCAAAGCCGAGAATAGGTTCAACTTGTTACAGCTAGATCAGCAACTGGTGTTCAGGCCTGGAGAGGAGGTGGTGAGTGATTCACATCCATTCTGGCTTGATGTCTGCATAGCTAATGTGAGCATACCATTTATAGGATCTAAGATTGCGCGAAGAGGGTCGAGAAATGGTGTATAAAGGGGGGCTGAACAAACGGGATGGAGAAATACAGGTTTATCTGTTTGACCACGCACTGTTGTTCACGAAGCAGATCAAGACAAAACAGCATGAACAGTACAAGGTCTACAGACGGGTGTGTTTATTCTCTCAAAGAGTATGAATATTTATAACTGATCATATTTCGGTAGCCAATACCATTAGAGTTACTTCTAATTACAGCCGCACCTATCGAAGAGAACACCGCGACGGTTCGGTCGCAGCAACGCAAGACGCAGGCTCTCGTACGTAAATCCTCCTTCGACAAAGGCCGGGGCGTGCCAGGTGTTGTTTCCGCTGTGGCGATCAAGGGCGAGAAGGGTCAGCACTGGATTAACTTCATCCACCTAGGGAGGAAATTTTATAATCTCATGCTGTGGTCGTCGTCGCCGGTCACTCATCGAAAGTGGTTAGAAGTCATCTATAAGCAGCAGCAAATCATGAAAGAGAGAAGTGTCATTTTTGATACGGTAACTCTCAGTGAGGGTTTCTTCTCAGGGCCTAACAAAGTGAACTGTGCTGCTCCTTACAGTGAGTTTTCTCAGTCACTCTCTCGGTATATGGATGATATTCATTTTGAGCGTCGGTAGGCGGTGGACGAAGGGTTGTCTATGGTACCGACGATGGCGTTTATTTGTCTGATCTGAGGGAACCGAATCAAGAACCTGTAAAGGTGTTGGCCCTACTTGACGTCCTCCAGGTTGATGTGCTAGAGGATTATCAACTTCTTATAGTGCTTTCTGGTATGAGGGTTTCTTTTGCGTGCATGCACATCGGACTGATCACTGCTACTTAGAACGGCAGGTCATCACGTTCCCACTGGAGGCATTGGATCCATTAGACCCCATGGCAGGCCTGAAGCGTGCAAAACGGATATCATCGCacacttctttctttaaAGCTGGCTTTTGCTTGAACAGAGTACTGGTTTGCATTGTCAAATCCAGTCAGCTATCGAGCACTTTCAAAACATTGGAACCTATTGATCAGAACATTCGTGGGAGGGCAAAGCCAACGTTCAAGAAATTGTTGCAAGGTGGCAATGACACTCTCAAACCGTTCCGAGTAAGTCGATCTCAGCCTTTGGTTCATCCTCAATACGCCAATGATATACTGAATGCGATCTGCTTTTCTTGTAGGAGTTCTATATCCCGGTTGAATCGACATCTATACATTAtctgaagacgaagatgtgTGTGGGCTGTTCCAGAGGTTTTGAGATCGTCGATCTGGAGAGTTTGGATACTCAAGGTCTACTTGATCCCAACGACGAGATGCTAGAATTCGtgaggaagaaggaaaactTGCGACCGATGGCTATTTACCGAATACACAACGATTTTTTGCTATGTTACGATGGTAAGCTTGCTTTTTTCCTATGACTTTCAGGTAGCATAATCTTTTACTTTAGAATTTGCTTTTTACGTTAATAAGAGCGGCCGTCGATCGCGGAAAGACTTCATGGTTCATTGGGAAGGCACGCCAACTGGATTTGGTAAGGACATCGTCTACGTTTTGATGTGGCTTTCTTCCTCACACGCTCGTGCCTGTGCCTTTAGCGCTTCATGAACCATATGTGCTGGCGTTTGAACCAACCTTTGTGGAGGTTCGACACATTGACACTGGGCTGATGTCTCAAGTGATTCAAGGTTCGAATCTTCGACTACTGTTTGCGGATACGCCCCCGTCAGTGACAAATTCTTCGACGCTGCTCAACCagcaaaatatgtatcagcaaGGGTTTGTTTCAACTATTTTACTTTTCACCATTGACGGGACGTGTTGACATTTTGTTCGTAGGATATACAACAACCCCTATGGACAGTATCCTGGACATCCACATCATCCATATCCTGACCAGTACCCACGTCACCCACAGGGCGTGGGGAGAGATGAAATTTTGATAGTGTCGGACGACCGAGTCCTTGCTCTACGCCCGCGAGGCGGAGCTGTAGGAACGACTCAGAACCAGCGGTACATGCCAGACAATCTGTCGATGTCTTCGATACCTCGatgatttgttttttttttatttctttgtGCCAACAATGAGAGGAAGTTGTTTATGTAAGATCTGCTGGATGAAGTCTCTTCTCCTTGTCGTTTTTGTCGGATACATCTGTGTAGTCATAATTCATTAGCTTTGTTGTTCAATTAGTGTTCTAATAATTTTTTCGAAATGTGCTACTAGTATCATAAGCGGGTTCGCACAAAGCGATGTTCGTATATCATGGTCTGCGGACAGGCCGTTGGGCGGCGATAACTACCCGAAGGTGATTGGAAAATGGCAAATAACAAGAATAAATTCATCCTTGAAAAAACGCAGACGAGGCGTTCAAGTCGCTTTTTATGCCGTTTTAGCTGCGTGATTGACGCTGGGAACAGAAGCTTCGTTGAGTAGATATATGAGATCTTAGCGCTCGCTGGTCAGCCAGTTGAAGCATTGACCAATTGTCTTGGCATTCTGATGCCCAGCACAAGCTAGACAGAACCCAGATGGGTTGAGGCGCAATTCtgtcctctttttcttcccccCATTGTCCTCTTTTTAATCTTCTGCGCATCGACGCAGTCTACTTTCGTTTAATCTTACAGTCATGAAGTTTTATACCCTAGCTGTCTTTACTGCTCTATCGTTCTCATCCATCAGTGCACATTCTCTTAACCCAAGACATAATCTCTATGCTAAGAGACAAACTGGTATCCCCGGCTCTTCCGCAAATGGACCCCCAGCTCCACCGACAGCTACTGCGTCGTCTGTACTAAGCTCTGCATCTGTGATGCCCAATCCTACTACCAGTAGTAGTAGTACTGCGAATATTCTACCTCCGGTCGACTCTTCGTCGACTTCGACCAGCATTTCAGCATCCTCGACATCATCAGAGAAGCCGACGGGACCGCCTCCATTGGCAACTTGGACCGGCGTTCCTCCTCTGGAAAGCATCACTCTCGGAATGCCAACAAGGCCCATTCCACCAGTCACCGCCACCTATGCCCCAGGTGCCAGACCACCTATAGCTGGAGCTCCTGTCCTACCTACTGGACGTGCGTTTCCATATTCATTGGACACAACAAAAT from Psilocybe cubensis strain MGC-MH-2018 chromosome 7, whole genome shotgun sequence encodes:
- a CDS encoding Sigma intracellular receptor 2, with the protein product MLINNEKQKGIYTSYSRLPLTARPLDLVYFIFFAVHLFASIVLDLQYLYPPQYVPRLFRLALDSYVSMSRDPLIGGVFNLYGDGGHLIWFKTFLALEAVFQVPVFILGLRALYSGSQRIYPLLVIYGASSATTTLACVAVVLQTPELTPETLKQGIACITSEQRVLLLSSYIPFLLIAGVMSVDMALRVGNLAEKGIKAEAEEKWE
- a CDS encoding Rho1 guanine nucleotide exchange factor 1, with the protein product MDKPLGPRQPPPDKRHAAYESIFGRPNPPPQPYPAYPPHNAPYPYPDRRTSYNPPPQGLVYQHGQQRQTYYPHQQQQSLPMQPQFPPFVSPYQQFQPSLAPPPHQPLSRGRSINSNSSEYVASHPGDLEPQQGLTPAQAYQAQIYTNAPNSAQSPWPGPSRLSAAPSTRSAAPTHDLPRIGISLEHDDGRLGVDFSSGEQDDSSSGSELPWARSEPSIPMRQQTLSRQHLRQPSASDPVHPVIPLHVDTFSPRSSIATASPSPGSGADHSVVSSTLVDHNSNRRSSDSARTMPKFTNNNNQRRDRTSQDRSMSMSAVRPLTDPKRTSGRTSPTSIRAPPVRKTPIVYPALLSRVAQAFRDRIPITDRVKDGLTYKDSFDGREAVDKIAYIIKTTDRNLALLLGRALDAQKFFHDVTYDHRLRDSANELYQFQTKMPSPFVSGELQNGQGTHPNALNSAHFENSNSFFEGDHDSPSPSPLNQVPKDSLNTDEIALPSGVFTLLTDCYSPTCSRDQLCYSIACPRRLEQQARLNMKPQPGLSKQISKDSLNDVPDAGTLWIHSVPQEIVNSVSDTEKKRQEAINEVIYTERDFVRDLEYLRDVWISKLKEEDIIPMDRRMEFLTRVFWNIHDIIAVNTRLRDALSKRQKQYAVVDRIGDIFLDVVPHFRPFVSYGAHQLYGKYEFEKEKNTNPAFAQFVETTERLPESRKLELNAYLTKPTTRLARYPLLLEAVLKHTPNDSSDKKALPEVISIVRDFLAKVNTETGKAENRFNLLQLDQQLVFRPGEEVDLRLREEGREMVYKGGLNKRDGEIQVYLFDHALLFTKQIKTKQHEQYKVYRRPIPLELLLITAAPIEENTATVRSQQRKTQALVRKSSFDKGRGVPGVVSAVAIKGEKGQHWINFIHLGRKFYNLMLWSSSPVTHRKWLEVIYKQQQIMKERSVIFDTVTLSEGFFSGPNKVNCAAPYSGGRRVVYGTDDGVYLSDLREPNQEPVKVLALLDVLQVDVLEDYQLLIVLSERQVITFPLEALDPLDPMAGLKRAKRISSHTSFFKAGFCLNRVLVCIVKSSQLSSTFKTLEPIDQNIRGRAKPTFKKLLQGGNDTLKPFREFYIPVESTSIHYLKTKMCVGCSRGFEIVDLESLDTQGLLDPNDEMLEFVRKKENLRPMAIYRIHNDFLLCYDEFAFYVNKSGRRSRKDFMVHWEGTPTGFALHEPYVLAFEPTFVEVRHIDTGLMSQVIQGSNLRLLFADTPPSVTNSSTLLNQQNMIYNNPYGQYPGHPHHPYPDQYPRHPQGVGRDEILIVSDDRVLALRPRGGAVGTTQNQRYMPDNLSMSSIPR
- a CDS encoding tRNA (guanine-N(7)-)-methyltransferase non-catalytic subunit TRM82: MPHYPHSHVFVGPTQTVDIAGPHIQVLDNVTGVVLFSTTAFSNDQKDVLLKSGPVRCAAVDQEFTHVVTSAEDKMLKVWQLDGLKLLSERELPKKPTSVAFTADAQTILVSDKFGDVFSYPFTYVPLTVKQKKDALSSHENPSGGQLILGHASPLNAFLLTPDERYIISADRDEHIRVSWYPKGYNIEMYCLGHLKFVSAIHIPKFDSATLISGGGDPVLKIWDWMTGSVRHDIEVLEKVEPYMAVRALKRKRGYEDGEAPEGGKFRRKKGRGKAKKKEGSTDAKDSEEPETANDVPEEEPKLEKVLVIRRIQSVKSDAGPYILFSAIGTTAVFCFPLKASVASVDIKAFDFGRPVLDFSVVGEQTIVVSLDGEWIPGEGEMATANDNDMIKILGFAGGELFEKEESLAVLASSLNSSLVSATAEEVKKLDLYGDLTSMPKYASDGDIEGEGDTTLPIGAPELSSSETAKGKKGQVELSKKELGRIKTKQAVLAKAQKMEVDGETKTEEEEAPESKRARSDGGSGMGA